One part of the Leclercia sp. LSNIH1 genome encodes these proteins:
- a CDS encoding YdgH/BhsA/McbA-like domain containing protein gives MKIMTSLMTGIILSVMSFCSVAQTVSAVDSTLDGAEAKIAAQAQKAGASYKIISARFNNKAYVTAELTK, from the coding sequence ATGAAAATTATGACGAGCTTAATGACAGGTATTATTTTATCTGTGATGTCATTCTGTAGCGTGGCACAGACAGTAAGCGCAGTTGACTCCACTCTTGATGGCGCGGAAGCAAAAATCGCCGCCCAGGCGCAAAAGGCCGGTGCGTCATATAAAATCATCAGTGCGCGCTTTAATAATAAGGCTTACGTAACGGCTGAATTGACCAAATAA